In Streptomyces nodosus, one DNA window encodes the following:
- a CDS encoding pyridoxamine 5'-phosphate oxidase family protein: protein MTSRRTPWNWAAFAAAEPALAGTVEKRFGGGTPRSPSETHGPHHVLATLRRDGSPRTSGLEVRFLAGELWLGMMPDSLKARDLLRDPRFALQANPGPGTGMGGGDVRISGRAAEVADAPTKEAYVKEVEPPQPFHLFRTELTEVVRTYVEDDAFLVVQVWKPGEPVRTLRRR, encoded by the coding sequence ATGACTTCGCGCCGCACGCCGTGGAACTGGGCGGCCTTCGCCGCCGCCGAACCCGCCCTCGCCGGGACGGTCGAGAAACGCTTCGGCGGCGGCACGCCGCGGTCCCCCTCGGAAACCCATGGCCCCCACCACGTCCTGGCGACGCTCCGCAGGGACGGCTCGCCGCGCACCTCCGGCCTGGAAGTGCGTTTCCTGGCCGGCGAGTTGTGGCTCGGCATGATGCCGGACTCGCTCAAGGCCCGCGATCTGCTCCGCGACCCGCGCTTCGCGCTCCAGGCGAATCCCGGGCCGGGCACCGGGATGGGTGGCGGCGACGTACGGATCAGCGGGCGGGCGGCCGAGGTGGCGGACGCCCCGACGAAGGAGGCGTATGTGAAAGAGGTGGAACCGCCGCAGCCGTTCCACCTCTTCCGCACCGAACTGACGGAGGTCGTGAGGACCTACGTCGAGGACGACGCCTTTCTGGTCGTCCAGGTCTGGAAGCCCGGAGAGCCGGTGCGCACTCTCAGGCGGAGATGA